In Osmerus eperlanus chromosome 4, fOsmEpe2.1, whole genome shotgun sequence, the sequence TCTGTAATATATTTGAAGCAAATATTGCCAgggattgtattttttttgccactAAATAGCACTAATTTTAAACCATTCGGGCTTTAGTGTTGGTCGTTAGACTGTACTATAACAGTTCTTCACCTGGCCTTTCAGATGAACTACCTCTGTCAGAGTACTTCAGACTGCTtgctgtcttcctccctcctagCCTTGAGGTCCTCTCTGATTGGACATGATGTAGGATGGGTCTCAATAAGCTTGTCTCTTCACATCTTAAATCCACCCAGTCCTCGTTAAGGAGCGATGCAGTAGCAGAGTACTCGGACAGAAGTAGTTGTgcctttttgtttgtgtgtcattcAGTGCTGTGTTTAAGTTGCCTTTACTGTCCGTCAGAACAACGACCCAGGCTGTGTAAAAGAGGCTTGAAGCACGTCTGTTGTCATGTGGTTCACAGACTGATCCGGTTAAAGCTGCAATCCCCGGTTCCCCTacagtatctgtctgtctgatggtGCTGCTGAAACAGCAACATAAGTGCTTTTCTCTCTACTGTGGTACTAAACACAGCTTTAAGTGCTTTTCTCTCTACTGTGGTACTAAACACAGCTTGGGCAGGATCTGTTCTTCTGACTGCAGACTTCAAATGCCCTTTTAGGTTCCACTTCTCTAAGAAAGTAGGACACAGGATGATCTAATTCTGAATAGAGTAATAGTAGACATGTTTTGAAATGTATAGATTAGTGAAAAAAGGAAAGAGATGATTTTCCTCCCTTCCCATCTTTTTTTTACTAGTGTGGTGTGAAAGGATAGATTGGGGACAGGAGGATCAGAGAGGAGTGTATTTGATTACAGCTGTTGACTGCTTTGCCAATTTTCTTTTCATATTTGTTTTCATACATGTgatttattttgtattcatgtaatagccctcctcccccaggacctGTGTCTGAGTATAAAACGTGTAAGACGTGAAAGAAACTGAATGTGTTTGAATTATTTCTATCTGACACGGCAACACCTATCAAACAGGGAAACAAACAGTAAATGTGACCTGTTTGTAACTATGTCAGAACCCTCTGATTTAAAAAAGGGTTATGGAACATTCCAGAAAGAATCCTGTTTAGCTATGTAGGGTGCCGAATCcctaaacaacatgatccttaAGGTACTAGTTAGAACCTTGTTGCTGCAGCTGGCTCTGTGTAGTGTCTGCTCTACTTTTATATGCCACTGTACATCAATATCAGTAATGTATGTTGAGACCTGAATTATCTGTCAACACAATACTATGGCAGTGGCAGGTGCCTTCATGGCATGTTTGTGGCAGCCTggttcccgcggggtcttaaaaacggccatattttcatccgaggtcttaaatttagtttagtcaggtctaaaaaaggttttaccaccGTTCATTTCCTGAAacgctggccgcagaaagttattacaaagtagcaaaaaagtattgagtcgtagcctacaaagcggagctctagAGTCCAGGGTTCGAATTTGGGggagcttggggggggggggggggttgacccccctaattaagacttgaacCCCCCCCAAAGAGGTAAAAATAacgggtcgatacatttatatatcgttcttacctgtaatcttAAATATTACTTCACGCCTTGGAGAAGAAGCTGACCCCCCCCCGattatcattgtataattcgcactctgtttCTAACCAAACTAAACTAAATCGAATCTTCCTGAGATTAACAAGCGTTtggcggagaggagagagacgataTTTATGAAACTGTGAAGGTGAAGTCCTACAtctcacatgaccacaatgttacttttaagttaaaataaacaatttaaaattgggatttgaacccaggctgtTGCAGTACTGCACCAGCATGTCTGATAGAGCACGCACACTAAACCAGTAAGTTAACAGGGGAGCCCTGCTTTCTTCTGGTTTTCTGACACCCCAACTCTGCAGGGTGTTACAATTAGATAGTTCAATGTCAAATTTAATGTTGAGTGGAGACTGTTAGGATCCCTGATGGCTCAGTGGTTAAGGTAGCGGGCTGCTGTGTGAGGGGTCTTGTGTTCAAATTTGTCTGAAGGATCTTCTTACAGCTCAATTTTTGCTCTTGGACTTATAAATAAAACGATAACATATATATTACTTAACTGATATCGGTTAAATGAATTATCAATTGGTTTGAGCAAGGTCTGAACCTGGGGTACCGTGTTTGGCAGTAGACTCGATGGTACACATGCTTACCCACTGAGCCGCAGAGGTTTCCTGCAAAGTTACTTCCTACAAGACGGTGTAATTGCCCTTATGACACTACTAAATGCCAAAGGACAACGTACGTTTTGTTAATGCCAAGTTATAAAACAGAATACTCTGCCTTCTAATCATACTTACAAAACGAGTGAAAGTTTGCTGAAGGATTTCTAAAAACTTCACAAAATACAGTGACGATAAGTAGACTTTTCTTGAATAGACTTATTTATTTCTGCAACACGGATAAATATTAAACAAAAATGTACAGCTTACCGtctattaggggtgggaatcttttggtaccttttTTATCAAATTGCGATTCAATATATGCTCACATAAAAATACATGTGGAacgatgtgaatcgctagaagactgaaaaTAGCGATTCATATGTGGatcgattttttcccccacccctagtacTTAGTgctgaattaaattaaattattaatgtgattgctttatctgtaaattaaattaatgttttttcaatgactgaattcattgaaataaaacgattatttcagaatttctttgaatttaatatttttttggtaatgtgtcgtgtaggtcttaaatttcaatctttatggtcttaaaatgtcttaaaaaggtcttaaatgtgacttactgaaacctgcatgagccctgacacacacacagcacgtaTGCAGTGAGCGGAGCggtctgtgtttgttttggcaACAGGAGTGTGTTTCCATACAGTACAtgtgaagagatagagacctGTAAGATCCCTGTGGCCCACAGGCATGCACTGCACTTACACACTCTTAATTACTGTCTGAttggagagttggagaaatgtttacacacacacgtaagagAGAATAGGTGAagctgaaggagagaggacTGCTGTTCAACGTTAGTTGCTTGTGTTCCTGTCAATCAAATGAACTGTAGGCGTTCCTCAAAACTAAGTGTTACAGTGAGTATATATAAACGCTCTGTGACCATTTAGGACCAAGATGGGTCAGTGGTTCAAATGAGGGTAATTCTACAACTATTAATCATTAGGGAACTGAACATACAGGCATGACACACGAATAATACTACTCACTCTGAAAATACCTCATACATTCAGTGACTGGCCAATGAAGAACCAGCTGCTGGGTGGTATTCATGTCCTGATTGGTCCATGACGCCCTTGTGGCTCTGTAGAAAGCAGGTATGTGTGTCATGTACCTGTGACCTGAGGCTTGAGGACGTGGATTGACCTGCAGGAGGCGACATAGCAACAAAGTCTCGCAGACAGGAACAGACTTGCACAGTTGGAGTGCACTTTGTGTTTACCCACTACAATATGACGGTGGAAAGCGACTGATCTGAATCACACACCTGGAAGATAATCAGCGTTGGATGTGCTTGTGCCAGCTCTGTCGTGCTCACATAAGACATTCATCTCAGTTCTCTTTTGGATGAGTCTTTATATATGTACAATAAAATCACAGTTtaacaaaatataaaataaataacaataatacTAAGTTAAATGCATTTGAATGACAAGTCTGATTAAGACCTAggcatcttttttttctcctctttacAACTACAAACACCATgtcatcctcccctctgccatTCAAGCAGTTGTTTAAAACTCATCAGCCTCTATGTTTTTGTCCTTATTCtcttttttctgtattttttatcCATTTAACATTTTTGCACCTGGGTTATCTCTATAGCCCCCTCCCAGATCAACCAACCACAGCTCAGCCCAGTGCCTGAGACAGCCAATCCCAGCAAGCCAGGGAGACAGTGGAGAGGTCAAAGTTGAGAGTTCACAGAAGCAGCAGAGCCCAGGTCATCCCtggtggatgggtggggggtCAGGGTGAACCTGTAGAAACGTACACTCCAGTGTCTTATTGCAGAGTTTGTCTGGATATTTATAATAATCTTCAAATATGTCCATCAGAGGAAAATATATCAACAtagatgtatatatacatatagaaTCTAAAAAATAGATGTTTTGTAAATCAGTAGTTGGTGCTGTGGAGAGGTGGTCAACACGCAGGTTGGGTTGGTCCAGCACAGACAAGAGAACAAATAGGTATTTTCCATAGTCAACCCTGTGTCTTCCAGTTTAacgtatttatgtgtgtgtttgaaagagagggagagagaaaatgtgtgtgtacacgtctgGGTCCAGATAATCCATCTATGGCCCGGACTCCTTGAGGAGGGAGTGGCTAAAACATGACAAGATCCAATGGTGTTAATGGTCGGAATCCCAAAAAGGGGGGAGTCGTTTCTCCTTCTAGTGGTTGTGTGTTGGATAATGGCAGAGTatggctgggatagagggaccTAAAAAAGACAAATCATGTCGATAGaaaaggagaggtgaaggagagagcctTTGAGACGGTTAGAAGAGACGGTAaacgagggaaggagagaggaagtgtgagAAAGACCGAGGGAGTGTGAGAAGAAGcgagggagtgtgaggagagaaggagagagggaatgcaaggagtgagaaggagagggagtgtgaggagacCGAGAAGGGAAGAGCAGTGTGCAAGAAGAGTGAGGGcgaaggagagatggggagaggtggTCTTGTGTATGAGGAGGGGATAGACAGtttggtgagagaggagagacgagagaaggATTGTCGGGAGGAAAGAGGTAGTACGTGAAGGAGCGAGGGACTGATTGACAAACGGGGTCtgtgtgaggagggagtgattgaAAGCGAGGAGGAATGAAGGAGGAAGTGAGTGTGCCTAGGACTCGGAGGAGGTGCGTGAGCTGCCCTGGACCagatttctgtatatgttgGAGTTGAGGAAGCGGGGGTACGAGTCTCTGTGCATCAGCGTGTAGATCTGCAGCTGTGCGTCCTCAAAGGTGTGGGGCGTGGGGTCGGCCATCTTCTTGTTGATCACCTCCCTCACCCGCGAGTCCAGACTCACCTGGAgcggaagggagaggggggagggatgaaggagaggagttggaggaaggaaggaagggagacaaggggggtggaagagagggaggagaggggttgggaggggggtgagagaaggggggaagggTGAAGGAAGGACAGGGATTACCCATTGCTCCACTTTAAGCATGTTGCCACAATGACTAGacctcagacagacacagctgCACAtgtttgcgcacacacacacacacacacacacacacacacacacacacacacacacacccacacacacacacacacacacacacacacacacacacacacacacacacacacacggagagggATGACAGAAAGTCCAGTCCTCCTTCCtggtcatctctttctctctcacacacacacagacgtcttAGCAGCACTCACCACTTACTATTAATAGACCTGCTGGCGGCCAGCGATTTATAGTTTCCTGTggccaacctgtgtgtgtgtgtgtgtgtgtgtgtgcgtagaagcagcagcagcagtgtggCTTGTTGACCTCTCCAGCTTGGACACACACTGCAGATGAGAACCGACACTTACAGCCCCCAGCACTCACTCTAAATACAGCAGCctgcctcccctcaccccctgggCCTCACACAACATACAGTACTCAATACTTCATGAGCAGAGGGGACTCAGTATGCttttgaggaaggagagagaaagagagatggaaagtgaAGGAGGTTTTTTTTCTTACATGTCAAGTTTTTTCTTGGCAGAGGCAAATCACAGTGTTAAagtttaatgtttaaatatccTTCTCCATCTTCCTACAGTGGTGTCTCAGAGGGACCAGTAGGGAGATGTAGTCCTACTGGATGACACGCGTGAAGAACACCCTACCTCTTTAGGGGACAGTATGGAGACGTAGTCCTCGTAGATGATCCGAGCCTTCTCCTCGATGCTGCTCTTGCTGATCTCCTGTTTGAGGTCTTCACAGGACAGCCAGAAGAGCATGTTCTCCTCGCTGTACTCTGTCCTCAGGAACTCCCGGAACACATTCCTCCCTGCCGGGTTCTTCATCAGCTTGTCAAACGACTGGGCCCACATGCGGATCTCCTCCATCGTGGGTTTggtactggggggggagggggattacTGAGGCTGTACATGGGATTTACattaacattacattacatttagcagacgctcttatccagagcgacttacagtaagtacagggacattcccccccgaggcaagtaaggtgaagtgccttgcccaaggacacaacatcatttttgcacgtccggaaatcgaaccggcaaccttctgattaacagcccgattccctaaccgctcagccatctgaccccccccccccccacgattTATGGAGAGTGCAGTACAGTGCACTAGAGCTGAGTGGAGTAGACGACAGTTGATGCTCACCAAGCTTCACAGTTTGGTATGGTCTCCATCCTGGTCTCTTGAGACTTCCTCCTCCTGCGTCTCTCCTCTTCATTCCTAACAGTGAGACTGCAAGGTGGTGAAACAGCTTTGAGAAATTACGGCACCGGCTACTCTTTttgtcttatctctctctctctctttttctgtctgtcatgatcactgtctctctctcactgattCTGCCTCGGTCTCTCTTTGCCActgcctctgtttctctctgtcactctttgTCACcgtctctgtcactctgtctctgcctcgaTCTCTGCCACAGCCTCCGTCTCACCGCCTCTAGATACTGCTACATGTGGTGTAACTACCTGCAGGTGCACATGGTGCTGGGGGCTCTCCAGGTGCGAGCCAGGGTGTATACTGTTTATAAAGATAACAGGCGGAGGTGCTACTGCTGTGTTACCACACTTAATGACACACCTCAATGGCAGAGTCAACCACAGGAGTGTTACATGACCCTGCCTAGGTTTCTGCCTAGCcacagaagggaggggggagagagaaagacagagagagagaagggggaggggggatggagggaaataAGAAGCGAGGGAGCTCAGCTCTGTGAACAGGGCCTCTAGTTAACCTCAGGGCACACATGAGACACACAGCAGTTTTAATCACTGCTATTGCTTCCACTATATGTCTATCGGTGTTGTTAGCAAAGTAGCACACGTAGATGTGCTATTTCATGGCATTTTGTGCTTTGGTGCTTGTGTCAGGGGAAAGGGGTTGCAAGGGGTTGGTTTTGGACAGGGCCTGAGTGTGAGACTGGGGCATACCATGTGCGGTGTTGGAGTGGGGGTTGTGTGGAACGTACCATGAGCAGctacagcagcagcaccagcagaagCAGCATGCATTAGGTCTCTGAGTAGTCCTGCCTGGCTGGGCCCGACTGGGAGACTGGTCGCTCCGACCCATCGGAGACTCTCGCTCTGTCGGGACAGGGCCTgtgtactgagacacacacacatacacacacacacgtaaacaggtCAATGATAAGGTGAGTGGTCAGATCAGCGagtctgttccttctcctctatcggtctctttgtctctgataactctgtctctctcacagacacacacactctcttctttttctctgtgcCTCCGAAATGGAACAGAGGTAACGTACACCCCTGTCACAGGGTGCAGAGGCGCGAGTCATGTTCATAAGCCCAGCGCTTCGTGACCCGGGTTAAACCCCCTTCGCTTGGCCTACCTTTGACAGCAAACACAGCTCCACTGTCATCTCCTGaccctcagctgtgtgtgtgtgtgagagagagagaatgagagaggaataATATGTTTTGTGCCCCCAGTCTTCATTATCAAACAGTAAACCACCATTACAAAGGCTGTAGAAAAGTGGGGCGATgtacgagagggggagaggagggaatgggaggagggagggaaagagggaggaaggaacagagattgaatagatagactgaggaagtgaaagagagagaagggatatGGAGAAAGGTGAACCAATGTGATGCGTCATGTGATTGTGctctagatacacacacagtaatatactgtatgtgtacagatattttctttttctatatatatatagatatatatatatacagtatacacagaatatactgtatatatagagagagatacaatGCACAAGGTTAACCAAAAAAATGCAAAAACAAGCACATTAAGTTCACATAGGCACTATGACACAGTATATACCAGCTTACAGATCTATTTCCTCTGTTCAGCCCATGAAATAATACCATCACTTCAAACCACTTGAATCACTGTGGTTATTTTCAATTTGCCAAATTGCTCGGTCCATAATAATTCTTATCCAATAACATCTGGCCCAGCTGTCTAAAATAGAGGAGCGCTGTCCCAAAAATTCCGCATCTGAGTTGGCATGACAACAAACTGACCGATACAATGTTGGGTGAAAAAAGAGTGGGATAGAGAGTAGGAATTGGGGGTTGTGGAAATATTtatagagggtgggagagaaggggttggagaaaagaggaggaaagagagacagaaaaaaaggttaaaggaagagagaaggcagaaaaaaggagagggaagtgagagagatgagaacagtgtgtggggggctggggggtcggAGGGGACACACCACTGTTAAAACAAAAGGCTTGTTTGTTTTCAAAAGTAGAGAAGAGAATGAATAGAGTAGAATAGAGCAGAATACAGAAGGGTAAAATAAAGTGACGCAAAGTAAAGCAGAGCATTAAGAGCACAGCAGAACAGAATAGTGTACCGGTAGAAGCAAACATCGACCTCCTGTATGTGTCCACCAGggctcccctctctacacatCATCAACCTGtttgtctcccctctctttttttaGTCGACCAGAGCccccactccatctctctctctccctctatctctctctgcccccccccccccccacagctgtTCTGAGAGACCAGAGGGTTAACCTGGGTTGCCTCCCCTGTAATCTCCTCCTTTTTCAAgcagatcctctctctctcagacacacacacatctctttctctctacataCCCcccttttctcacacacatgcacacacacacactatttctctctctctttctcacacacagcgTTAGATAACACTTCCCCCATGCTTGCCACCCCAGCCAGGTCTATTTATAGCAGCTGGTAAATTGGCTGCACTCTTTTCTTtacctcctttctttctttactgctttctttttttcccttctctGTATATTTTCAGCTATGGAAGTCAGTTGTACAAAacctgcctgtgtttgtgtgtcagcatgACAGGTAGACACCAGTCAGTCTTTCCCTAgcctagggagggggggggtcttatctcagagagagagagctagctgtccgacacacacacaccggcacacacacacgcacgcgcacacaccaaaCACCAGCAGCAAACACCGGAGGAGTAGTGAAGAGGCCCGTCCCATCTTCATTGTGTAGGTGGTGTCACATTTCTCCCCCGGTGTACGCAGTAGCAGCAGTTTTCTCTCTGCGTTCTTTGAGGACGCCCgctatgcacacagacacacactctcttcggCGACgcggggaagaaaaaaaagcaccTAAAGATCCTGACTTGTCTGAGGGAGACACGTTGAAtggcactcactcactcactcactcacattttaaacatgctccaacacacctatgAGATCaggtttccacacacacacacacacacacacacacacacacacacacacacacacacacacacacacacacacacacgagtgtgTTAGAACTGTTCCCTGCGCCATAGCATGGCGTGAGGATGAACCGTCCTCTAATGGCAGACCGTACACACACGTGAATCCCTCTACAGGCTGGCCCTCTGCTTACACAATGGCACCGCATGTgtctgtgcgcatgtgtgtttgtgtgagaaggCGCAAGAGTGTGTGACCTccgccccacccctcccctcacccagagCAAACAGAGCCAGCAGGAAGGAGTTCTGCTGGCTGACTTCCTCTTTCAGCACCATGTTTAGGACCAGTGAGAATACTGACACGGCATACCACTGTGTTATGACTTGGTATGAAATGAATGAAGCCGAGAAGCGTTGAAGGCAGATCTGTAAACCCCTTAATACACACTCATAACACGCTGTAACTTGAACCCCGTTTGGATGGATCTGTTTTCTTAGGCGGGAGGAGGGACATATTTTTAGTGCAGCGCAAATCAGTTCCGTTTACATACTGTGCGTGCCACAAGTTTAGTaagtaagagagagtgtgtgagagagggagagtagggattTAGGTCCTGGTCAAGCCAGGCCAGTATCAGGTCTCCTTAGTCTCTTAATGTAAACCCAGGACGGCTGATCTGTTCTAATCCCATTACCCACCCTTTCAATCCTGTTAGCCAGGGTAGGGGGTTATGATCCAAGTCTGGCAACCCACGCCCCGCTCGTGATCCAACTGGCCCCTCAGTGTGGGAACAGGGAGCGGCAGGGAGGGAAGTACAGCACAGCTCCAGTTACACGACAATTAATAAAGAAGGTTAGGGGGTTAAGAAACCTGACAGAGCCAAGATGGCTGGAGCATgtctacatacacacatctatacataaacatacacactcatgtcactgactggctgactcggCAGTACACTAGCCACAGCAGTTCTGACCTATAGCTAGTCttgttaccacacacacacacacacaaacacatgcacacagctaTCCTTGTCCAGCCCAGCGGCTCAGTGTCTGGAGCCAGCTACCACACTGGCTGTTTCCACAGGGATTTAAGCAATTAAGCATTCATTGGAGTATTAATCCCAGAGATTATTCCAGTCTAATCTCACTTTCAGATCGGTGGTGGAAAGTAGCAGCTAGGCTGGCCATGGCTCAGCTCAGGCCTACGCTGCTCTCTTGCTCTGCCCTGGGGGAACTGGATCATTAGCCAGCCTTAAATACAAGAGAGAGCAGCCGTCTGGGACAGCAGACAGGCCAGAGACAGTGGGACACAGGGCCCGACTCATCCCACTGCATCCCAGGATGGACACCGAGCTGCCGTGATGGAGATGTCATGTGTGGGGGATCAAGTGACAGCTGACGGGTCCAGCAACTGTACCCGGCCTACCAGGCAAATCACATCAGCAACCAAAACACTGCATTCCACACCCTAcataaaccaacacacacacaaccacccttGCCATAGTCTGTGGGCCTCCCCATAGCTATCCACCTACCCAGTAACCCTCACGCAGCTAAGGGGTGAGGGTTACTGGGTAGAACGGGTATGTTTTGAGGACAGCCTGCCAGCCAAGCCCCATGCCCTCCAGCTGCAGGGGAAAGACTCTGGGCCCAGTCCTTGCCTTTTGTCCCAGCTACCTTCACCAAGCTGGCA encodes:
- the rgs19 gene encoding regulator of G-protein signaling 19 isoform X3, whose translation is MMDILYTGPVPTERESPMGRSDQSPSRAQPGRTTQRPNACCFCWCCCCSCSCLTVRNEEERRRRRKSQETRMETIPNCEACTKPTMEEIRMWAQSFDKLMKNPAGRNVFREFLRTEYSEENMLFWLSCEDLKQEISKSSIEEKARIIYEDYVSILSPKEVSLDSRVREVINKKMADPTPHTFEDAQLQIYTLMHRDSYPRFLNSNIYRNLVQGSSRTSSES
- the rgs19 gene encoding regulator of G-protein signaling 19 isoform X4: MGRSDQSPSRAQPGRTTQRPNACCFCWCCCCSCSCLTVRNEEERRRRRKSQETRMETIPNCEACTKPTMEEIRMWAQSFDKLMKNPAGRNVFREFLRTEYSEENMLFWLSCEDLKQEISKSSIEEKARIIYEDYVSILSPKEVSLDSRVREVINKKMADPTPHTFEDAQLQIYTLMHRDSYPRFLNSNIYRNLVQGSSRTSSES
- the rgs19 gene encoding regulator of G-protein signaling 19 isoform X2; protein product: MCLRKRNGYRPPDRSNAKIYTGPVPTERESPMGRSDQSPSRAQPGRTTQRPNACCFCWCCCCSCSWNEEERRRRRKSQETRMETIPNCEACTKPTMEEIRMWAQSFDKLMKNPAGRNVFREFLRTEYSEENMLFWLSCEDLKQEISKSSIEEKARIIYEDYVSILSPKEVSLDSRVREVINKKMADPTPHTFEDAQLQIYTLMHRDSYPRFLNSNIYRNLVQGSSRTSSES
- the rgs19 gene encoding regulator of G-protein signaling 19 isoform X1, which codes for MCLRKRNGYRPPDRSNAKIYTGPVPTERESPMGRSDQSPSRAQPGRTTQRPNACCFCWCCCCSCSCLTVRNEEERRRRRKSQETRMETIPNCEACTKPTMEEIRMWAQSFDKLMKNPAGRNVFREFLRTEYSEENMLFWLSCEDLKQEISKSSIEEKARIIYEDYVSILSPKEVSLDSRVREVINKKMADPTPHTFEDAQLQIYTLMHRDSYPRFLNSNIYRNLVQGSSRTSSES